The following are encoded in a window of Ferribacterium limneticum genomic DNA:
- a CDS encoding helix-turn-helix transcriptional regulator: MTYQNPNTTDRLLSRKEAAIYLGLAPQTLACWWTNKRYSLPLIKIGRHVKYRQSDLDAFIERNTYGGEVLQ, from the coding sequence ATGACTTACCAAAATCCTAACACTACCGACCGCCTGCTCTCTCGTAAGGAAGCAGCAATCTACCTGGGCCTGGCACCGCAGACGCTTGCTTGCTGGTGGACAAATAAAAGGTATTCCCTGCCGCTGATCAAGATCGGTCGTCACGTGAAATATCGCCAGAGCGATCTGGATGCCTTCATCGAACGCAACACCTACGGCGGGGAGGTGCTGCAATGA
- a CDS encoding helix-turn-helix domain-containing protein, whose protein sequence is MEVQAALHILGAQLARTRKERGYSQRDFSVIAEMSLPTIVKMEQGAPTVQIGYYARAAWLLDVSFPRLVGP, encoded by the coding sequence TTGGAAGTCCAAGCTGCTCTCCATATTCTTGGCGCGCAACTTGCGCGTACCCGGAAGGAGCGAGGCTATTCACAACGCGACTTCTCTGTCATCGCCGAAATGTCACTGCCAACCATAGTCAAAATGGAGCAAGGCGCTCCAACTGTTCAGATCGGCTACTACGCTCGTGCGGCTTGGTTGCTCGATGTCTCCTTCCCGAGGCTTGTGGGTCCATGA
- a CDS encoding ATP-binding protein yields MSNAQVLFQRPELANRFAKQILVIGVGSAASSGVFLAAPRRTGKSTFVREDLRPALEAEGALVVYADLWANPTADPGNVIVNAIRGTLASNDGVVLRLAKSAGLDKVKVGSVSFDLDRVGLGKDVSLTEALVALSDETKKIIVLVIDEAQHAITTEAGVSALFALKAARDELNSSQHHGLRVVCTGSNRDKLAMLRNSKDQAFFGAPLVNFPMLGKDYIEWFCKEVDLPFQLDPKQVLPLFVEAGYRPEVIGAAADRFRFDFEIDVETGADKFAEEVRRLTDEMNQVQLGVIHSLTPIQSSVLRVMAAARENYAPFEAATLEKYRKAMTQAGLSVDDAKADVPGVQQALIALQEKKLVWKAARGVYAIEEQSIFDLLKASGQLDGLE; encoded by the coding sequence ATGTCAAACGCTCAGGTTCTTTTTCAGCGGCCAGAACTGGCGAACCGTTTCGCAAAGCAGATTCTTGTCATTGGTGTGGGTAGCGCAGCCAGTTCAGGTGTGTTTCTCGCAGCACCCAGGCGCACCGGAAAGTCTACATTTGTTCGAGAGGATCTACGTCCAGCACTAGAGGCAGAGGGTGCCTTGGTGGTGTACGCAGATCTTTGGGCAAACCCGACAGCTGATCCTGGCAATGTGATCGTGAATGCCATCCGAGGAACCTTGGCTAGCAATGATGGGGTTGTATTGCGGCTAGCCAAGAGTGCTGGCCTGGATAAGGTCAAAGTTGGCAGTGTTTCGTTCGACCTGGATCGTGTTGGTCTCGGCAAGGATGTATCCCTCACCGAGGCACTGGTTGCCTTATCTGATGAAACCAAGAAAATCATTGTCCTGGTAATTGATGAAGCCCAGCATGCGATCACAACCGAGGCTGGGGTATCGGCGCTCTTTGCATTGAAAGCTGCGCGCGATGAACTGAACAGCAGTCAACATCATGGGCTGCGCGTTGTGTGCACTGGTTCCAATCGAGACAAGCTGGCGATGCTGCGCAACAGTAAAGACCAGGCTTTCTTTGGGGCGCCGTTGGTTAATTTTCCGATGCTCGGCAAGGACTACATCGAATGGTTTTGCAAAGAGGTGGATTTGCCGTTTCAACTGGACCCGAAGCAAGTCTTGCCCTTGTTCGTGGAAGCTGGGTATCGACCGGAAGTGATCGGCGCCGCAGCAGATCGCTTTCGGTTCGACTTTGAAATCGACGTTGAAACGGGGGCCGACAAGTTTGCCGAGGAGGTTCGACGGCTGACTGATGAGATGAATCAGGTGCAATTGGGCGTTATTCATAGCCTCACGCCGATACAGTCTTCCGTGTTACGAGTCATGGCCGCTGCAAGGGAGAATTACGCGCCATTTGAGGCCGCTACCTTGGAAAAGTACCGGAAGGCCATGACTCAGGCAGGTCTTTCTGTTGATGATGCTAAGGCTGATGTGCCTGGCGTGCAGCAGGCGCTGATTGCGCTTCAGGAAAAGAAACTGGTTTGGAAAGCAGCTCGAGGTGTGTATGCCATCGAAGAGCAGAGCATTTTCGATCTGCTAAAGGCTAGTGGCCAACTTGACGGACTTGAATGA
- a CDS encoding OST-HTH/LOTUS domain-containing protein, with amino-acid sequence MQQLELLVKALWIDSEHESAFGQVEEIQAAQLRRKEFVSDKTLGTVLKSFVGSYIAPDLGKDAGDGVSASVIDKKMLFRYKSKISMAEDDYARTVQEFEALVAMRNDLVHHFIERFNLWSDEGCEAAEAHLNSCDQQIESQLSIMHAWVKSHQEARDRTLALVNSDDFLVFLSHGEQSCRPIDWADTPIVKILFEAESRIAKDGWVSLVDAISWMAIEYPNEKPMLYGCSRWRHLLHETQLFEVSREVPPINSATGNLVKSVFEKENGLEEAVFRRADHRFLAAGGSRNTDQGAVPATWLQ; translated from the coding sequence TTGCAACAGCTTGAGCTTCTGGTAAAGGCGCTCTGGATCGATTCAGAACACGAATCTGCCTTTGGGCAAGTTGAAGAAATACAGGCAGCCCAACTAAGGCGAAAAGAGTTTGTGTCCGATAAAACGCTCGGAACGGTCCTGAAATCATTTGTGGGTAGTTACATTGCGCCCGATTTAGGGAAAGACGCCGGCGATGGGGTTTCTGCCTCTGTTATCGATAAGAAGATGCTATTCCGCTACAAATCCAAAATCAGCATGGCGGAAGATGACTATGCGCGGACTGTTCAGGAATTCGAGGCGCTAGTCGCAATGCGAAATGATCTCGTGCATCACTTCATTGAGCGCTTCAATCTTTGGAGCGATGAAGGGTGTGAAGCTGCAGAAGCACATCTGAACTCGTGCGATCAGCAGATCGAGTCGCAACTGTCAATCATGCATGCTTGGGTAAAATCCCATCAAGAGGCTAGGGATCGAACACTCGCGTTGGTTAATAGCGATGACTTCCTTGTTTTTCTGAGCCATGGTGAACAATCGTGCCGACCCATCGACTGGGCTGATACGCCTATAGTAAAGATATTATTCGAGGCCGAGTCGAGGATTGCAAAAGATGGCTGGGTCTCTCTTGTTGATGCAATTAGCTGGATGGCTATCGAATACCCAAACGAAAAACCAATGCTCTATGGCTGTTCGAGATGGCGCCATTTGTTGCATGAAACTCAATTATTCGAAGTTTCTCGTGAGGTGCCCCCAATAAACAGTGCCACGGGGAATTTAGTAAAGTCCGTTTTCGAGAAGGAGAATGGACTTGAAGAAGCGGTTTTCAGAAGAGCAGATCATCGGTTTCTTGCAGCAGGCGGAAGCCGGAATACCGATCAAGGAGCTGTGCCGGCAACATGGCTTCAGTGA
- a CDS encoding IS3 family transposase (programmed frameshift) produces MKKRFSEEQIIGFLQQAEAGIPIKELCRQHGFSDGSFYNWRAKFGGMTVPDAKRLKELEAENGKLKRLLAESILDAEALKAAFRPKTLSPQQKREAVMVMQESTKISERRACQLVGLSRTVLHYASKAQPENEQLQARLVELAGERRRFGYRRLHALVRREGVAVNHKRLYRLYSDAGLTVRRRKRRHGVAVERQALELPSGPNEVWSMDFVSDALASGRRIKVLTIVDDFSKESVDLAVDFGISGHYVTRVLDQAARFRGYPKAIRTDQGPEFTGKALDQWACQHGVQLKLIQAGKPTQNAFIESFNGRFRDECLNDHWFTSLAEARILIAVWRRDYNQHRPHSALGYQTPAEFAAKHRTTRSDLPAVEECL; encoded by the exons TTGAAGAAGCGGTTTTCAGAAGAGCAGATCATCGGTTTCTTGCAGCAGGCGGAAGCCGGAATACCGATCAAGGAGCTGTGCCGGCAACATGGCTTCAGTGACGGATCGTTCTACAACTGGCGAGCGAAGTTCGGCGGGATGACGGTTCCGGATGCCAAGAGGCTGAAGGAGCTCGAAGCCGAGAATGGCAAGCTCAAGCGGCTGCTGGCCGAATCGATCCTCGATGCGGAGGCGCTGAAAGCGGCTT TTAGGCCGAAAACGCTGAGCCCCCAGCAAAAGCGTGAGGCAGTCATGGTGATGCAGGAATCGACGAAGATTTCCGAACGCCGTGCCTGCCAGCTGGTGGGTCTATCGCGCACGGTGCTGCACTACGCGTCAAAGGCGCAGCCAGAGAATGAGCAATTACAGGCCAGACTGGTCGAACTCGCCGGAGAGCGGCGCCGGTTCGGCTATCGGCGCCTGCACGCTCTGGTTCGACGGGAAGGTGTTGCGGTCAATCACAAACGACTCTATCGGCTCTACAGCGATGCCGGCCTGACGGTCAGGCGGCGCAAGAGGCGGCATGGTGTCGCGGTCGAACGGCAAGCACTTGAGCTGCCCTCGGGTCCGAACGAGGTCTGGTCGATGGATTTTGTCAGTGATGCCTTGGCCAGCGGCCGACGAATCAAGGTGCTGACCATCGTCGATGATTTCAGCAAGGAATCTGTCGATCTGGCAGTCGACTTCGGCATCTCGGGGCATTACGTCACGCGGGTGCTTGATCAGGCAGCCCGGTTCCGTGGCTACCCCAAGGCCATCCGGACCGACCAAGGGCCTGAATTTACCGGCAAGGCACTCGACCAGTGGGCTTGTCAGCATGGCGTTCAGCTCAAACTGATCCAGGCAGGCAAACCGACCCAGAATGCTTTCATCGAGAGCTTCAATGGCCGATTCCGGGACGAGTGTCTGAATGACCACTGGTTTACGAGTCTGGCTGAGGCTCGTATCCTGATCGCTGTCTGGCGCCGGGATTACAACCAGCACCGGCCCCACAGTGCGCTGGGTTACCAAACTCCGGCAGAGTTTGCGGCCAAGCATCGGACAACGCGTTCCGACCTGCCGGCCGTGGAAGAGTGTCTTTAG
- a CDS encoding M48 family metalloprotease: MALKKIIISTFDYFTSWISAAMDQFTKRPPHLSESDPYYKELERVIVEKYFQLPGANATREINLTDRISDSEFVADAAHLFGCNKAEIANAFNVSLPTQFDDPLSYITIIQLIKSIREQLPSIDSQHKLDESNYGGFCCAPTGKVSACAEPIRPPNQSSKVFIVFESGLLTYIHGIISTILMAIPPNLLEGENLESWRAQWEEYKLIEASLLSEDSAALKAWVSFFSSYNLRSDLSYIPNSDIPPIARSIIAGMTFGCEVFITAHEYAHALLRHQNAKLNDHQVELDADELGARIAYQACTDKGLGFPIVAAGIAIFLNAIELGGAQTGTHLPAAQRIKHIVNSLIGLSTEEKSISLDLATVFTEVLRDLNTHQ, translated from the coding sequence TTGGCACTGAAAAAAATCATAATTAGCACATTCGACTATTTCACCTCATGGATAAGCGCAGCGATGGATCAATTCACAAAACGCCCCCCTCATCTTTCAGAGTCTGACCCGTACTACAAAGAACTTGAACGAGTCATTGTCGAAAAATACTTTCAACTCCCGGGGGCAAATGCCACTCGAGAAATTAATCTAACTGACCGGATTTCAGACTCCGAGTTCGTAGCAGATGCTGCCCATCTCTTTGGTTGCAACAAAGCGGAGATCGCAAATGCATTCAACGTCAGCTTACCTACTCAATTTGACGACCCGCTGAGTTACATCACAATCATTCAACTAATAAAGTCAATTCGAGAACAACTACCTTCGATTGATTCACAACACAAACTTGATGAAAGTAACTATGGCGGATTTTGTTGTGCGCCAACAGGAAAAGTAAGTGCATGCGCTGAACCCATCCGCCCCCCAAATCAATCTTCGAAAGTTTTTATAGTTTTTGAATCGGGGTTGCTAACATACATACACGGGATAATTTCTACAATCTTGATGGCAATTCCACCAAATTTATTGGAAGGAGAAAACCTAGAGAGCTGGAGGGCACAGTGGGAGGAATACAAATTAATTGAAGCCTCCCTCCTTTCCGAAGATAGTGCGGCACTAAAAGCTTGGGTTAGTTTTTTTAGCTCATATAACTTACGCTCTGACCTGAGCTACATCCCCAACTCAGATATTCCGCCGATCGCACGCTCAATTATCGCCGGAATGACTTTTGGTTGCGAAGTATTCATAACAGCGCACGAGTACGCACATGCTCTATTGCGCCACCAGAATGCCAAACTCAATGACCACCAAGTTGAATTAGATGCAGATGAACTAGGTGCACGAATCGCTTACCAAGCTTGCACAGATAAAGGCCTCGGATTCCCGATTGTTGCCGCGGGCATAGCAATATTTCTTAACGCCATTGAACTCGGAGGAGCGCAAACGGGGACTCATTTGCCGGCCGCCCAACGAATCAAGCACATTGTCAATAGCTTAATAGGCCTATCGACGGAAGAAAAATCCATCTCTCTTGACCTCGCAACAGTTTTTACGGAAGTACTTCGAGACTTAAACACTCATCAATAG
- a CDS encoding tyrosine-type recombinase/integrase has translation MTKVRLTAARIRDLECPPEKTQVFMRDTDTQGLGVRATKGSKAFIFQSKLKNGSTIRSTIGDIRAWSLDSAKEEARRLQRLIDQGNDPRELEQAKVEAKAEAKRAKEAALLEKENRSRYTLRALCNAYSDHLEAKGKGSARQARSIFKCHVFEAAPDIAEIPAREITSHHAAALVRKVMEQDKSRAAGVLRSYLSAAFNAARKAPFDAKLPSSLIPYGVESNPVEPIATIPVNRGERTLTTEELKTYMAALSEESIADLALRLALFSGGQRMAQLLRAKVSDYDQETETLRLLDKKGKRITPREHLLPLAPMGAAIVEKLLAMAKKKKSDLLFSSNGTTSMVETTPGKRVFSICQVMGCEAFDLRDIRRTCETMLAGMGVSKDVRAQLLSHGLSGVQSAHYDRYEYITEKRNALEAWERRLDDISKGKSSDSNVLSIKRKRPLR, from the coding sequence ATGACTAAGGTAAGACTGACCGCAGCAAGGATTCGGGACCTCGAATGCCCGCCTGAAAAGACCCAGGTTTTCATGCGCGACACGGATACCCAAGGGCTCGGTGTACGAGCCACCAAAGGCTCGAAAGCTTTCATCTTCCAAAGCAAGTTGAAGAACGGCTCGACGATCCGCAGCACTATCGGTGACATTCGTGCCTGGAGCCTAGATAGCGCAAAAGAGGAAGCTCGTCGCCTTCAACGCCTGATCGACCAGGGCAACGATCCGCGAGAACTGGAACAAGCCAAGGTGGAGGCAAAAGCCGAAGCCAAGCGAGCCAAGGAAGCCGCGCTACTGGAAAAAGAGAATCGCAGCCGCTACACGCTGCGCGCCCTCTGCAACGCTTACAGCGACCATCTCGAAGCCAAGGGCAAGGGAAGTGCCAGGCAAGCCCGTTCAATCTTCAAGTGCCATGTCTTCGAAGCCGCGCCAGACATCGCTGAAATACCGGCCAGGGAGATTACCTCCCATCATGCTGCAGCCCTGGTACGAAAGGTGATGGAGCAAGACAAGAGTCGAGCCGCGGGCGTTCTTCGCAGTTACCTGTCGGCAGCCTTTAATGCAGCCAGGAAAGCCCCTTTCGATGCGAAGCTCCCTTCCTCGTTGATCCCCTATGGGGTCGAAAGCAACCCGGTAGAACCCATCGCCACGATCCCAGTAAATCGTGGCGAGCGCACCCTCACGACAGAGGAGCTGAAAACCTACATGGCTGCGCTTTCCGAAGAAAGCATTGCCGACCTAGCGCTGCGGCTAGCGCTGTTTTCCGGCGGTCAACGCATGGCCCAGCTACTTCGGGCCAAGGTCAGCGACTACGACCAGGAAACTGAAACGCTTCGGTTGTTGGACAAGAAGGGAAAGCGGATCACACCACGCGAGCATCTTCTTCCGCTAGCCCCCATGGGAGCCGCCATTGTCGAGAAGCTGCTTGCGATGGCGAAAAAGAAGAAAAGCGATCTGCTGTTTTCTTCCAATGGCACCACCTCCATGGTGGAAACCACACCCGGTAAGCGCGTCTTCTCGATTTGCCAGGTTATGGGCTGTGAGGCCTTTGACCTGCGCGACATTCGCCGGACATGCGAAACCATGCTGGCAGGCATGGGAGTTAGTAAGGACGTTCGAGCCCAATTGCTCAGCCATGGTCTCTCGGGCGTGCAGTCGGCCCACTATGACCGCTACGAATACATTACCGAAAAGCGCAACGCGCTAGAGGCTTGGGAGCGCCGCCTTGATGACATTTCAAAGGGCAAATCGTCCGACAGCAACGTACTATCCATAAAAAGAAAGAGACCGCTCCGCTAG